In the genome of Streptomyces racemochromogenes, one region contains:
- a CDS encoding DMT family transporter, translated as MTVTDRIRTAPTAAGTLAGGGAVAGDKARKGAAGLGVLLALVATVVWSGSFVATRGMAETVPPVQAVFWRWIIAAVAVTPFAARQAWQQRALLRKHLGYISLATLFGVTLYNTLVHQAGLTTSASNMGMIMAASPVIMALYARLGGERLGARRSCGMLLAAFGVLLLVGDGSLGFDFGAGDLWMFGAALSFATYSALLKRKPAEIGGLAFLLSTFVLGALMLAPAYAVSLTVQGGFEATPHTVGPLLYVGVFSSAVAFFAWNKAISLIGAARAGVVYYLQPVCVAALGLLLLGERTGPAQLLCMALILGGVAFGSTARR; from the coding sequence GTGACCGTCACCGACCGCATCCGCACCGCACCCACCGCCGCCGGCACCCTCGCCGGCGGCGGCGCCGTTGCCGGAGACAAGGCGAGGAAGGGAGCCGCCGGACTCGGCGTACTCCTCGCCCTGGTCGCCACGGTCGTCTGGTCCGGCAGCTTCGTCGCCACCCGCGGCATGGCCGAGACGGTCCCGCCCGTCCAGGCCGTCTTCTGGCGGTGGATCATCGCCGCCGTCGCGGTCACCCCCTTCGCCGCCCGCCAGGCCTGGCAGCAGCGGGCCCTGCTCCGTAAGCACCTCGGCTACATCAGCCTCGCCACGCTCTTCGGCGTCACCCTCTACAACACCCTGGTGCACCAGGCCGGCCTGACCACCTCGGCCTCCAACATGGGCATGATCATGGCCGCCTCGCCGGTCATCATGGCCCTCTACGCCCGCCTCGGCGGCGAACGGCTCGGCGCCCGCCGCTCCTGCGGCATGCTGCTCGCGGCCTTCGGCGTCCTGCTGCTCGTCGGCGACGGCTCCCTCGGCTTCGACTTCGGCGCCGGCGACCTCTGGATGTTCGGCGCCGCCCTCTCCTTCGCCACCTACAGCGCCCTGCTCAAGCGCAAGCCCGCCGAGATCGGCGGCCTCGCCTTCCTCCTGAGCACCTTCGTCCTCGGCGCCCTGATGCTGGCCCCCGCGTACGCCGTCTCCCTCACCGTCCAGGGCGGCTTCGAGGCGACCCCCCACACCGTCGGCCCCCTCCTCTACGTCGGCGTCTTCTCCTCCGCCGTCGCCTTCTTCGCCTGGAACAAGGCCATCTCCCTCATCGGCGCGGCCCGCGCGGGAGTCGTCTACTACCTCCAGCCCGTCTGCGTCGCAGCCCTCGGCCTGCTCCTCCTCGGCGAACGCACCGGCCCCGCCCAGCTCCTGTGCATGGCCCTGATCCTCGGCGGAGTCGCCTTCGGCAGCACGGCCCGCAGGTAA
- a CDS encoding LysR family transcriptional regulator: MTDWDIKKLRILRTLADQGTVTATAETLHMTPSAVSQQLTNLSRQLGVPLLEPQGRRVRLTDAAHLVLRHTEAVFAQLERADAELTGYRSGESGEVRVGAFSTAVPVLVVPAVAALRLTHPGIELRVRETEAAESYELLSAGTVDLALSLAAHAPTAQDTRFTRITLLEDPLDVALPPDHPLAAAPVLRLADLSADRWIYGGSGPWSEITRSACEPAGFVPEQAHSASGWTAILAMVEAGMGVALVPRMVSARASGVTVRTLTHDRPTRHVIAALRRGTEAAPALAQALRALQRAAGRLG; encoded by the coding sequence GTGACCGACTGGGACATCAAGAAGCTCCGCATCCTGCGGACCCTGGCCGACCAGGGCACCGTGACCGCGACGGCCGAGACGCTGCACATGACGCCCTCGGCCGTCTCGCAGCAGCTGACCAACCTCTCCCGCCAGCTGGGGGTGCCGCTCCTGGAACCCCAGGGCCGCCGGGTCCGCCTCACCGACGCCGCCCACCTGGTGCTGCGCCACACCGAAGCCGTCTTCGCCCAGCTCGAACGCGCCGACGCCGAACTCACCGGCTACCGGTCCGGCGAGTCGGGCGAAGTCCGCGTCGGCGCCTTCTCCACCGCCGTCCCGGTCCTCGTGGTCCCGGCGGTCGCCGCCCTCCGCCTCACCCACCCGGGCATCGAACTCCGCGTCCGCGAGACCGAGGCGGCCGAGTCGTACGAACTCCTCTCCGCCGGCACCGTCGACCTCGCCCTCTCCCTCGCCGCGCACGCCCCGACCGCCCAGGACACCCGCTTCACCCGGATCACCCTCCTGGAAGACCCCCTGGACGTGGCCCTCCCCCCGGACCACCCCCTGGCGGCCGCACCCGTACTCCGCCTGGCGGACCTCTCGGCGGACCGGTGGATCTACGGCGGCAGCGGCCCCTGGTCGGAGATCACCCGGTCGGCCTGCGAACCGGCGGGCTTCGTCCCGGAACAGGCCCACTCGGCCTCGGGGTGGACCGCGATCCTGGCGATGGTCGAGGCGGGCATGGGCGTCGCCCTGGTCCCCCGCATGGTCTCGGCCCGCGCCTCGGGCGTAACGGTCCGCACCCTCACCCACGACCGCCCCACCCGCCACGTCATCGCCGCCCTCCGCCGGGGCACGGAGGCGGCCCCGGCCCTGGCCCAGGCCCTGCGGGCCCTCCAGAGGGCGGCGGGGAGGCTGGGCTGA